The genomic region TCTTAACTTCTAAGAAAACTTAAGAGGTAAGTATCACGAATATCGATAATTACTTAACAACTAAGGATACTAAAATATCTAtgtatccttaatggataagaatacttaatgGATAAGAATTCTTAATGGATAAGAATtcttaatggataagaatacttaatggctaagtatccttaatggataagaatccTAGAATACTTAATGGTTaagtatccttaatggataagaatacttaaAGGCTAAGAATACTTAATAGCTAAGAAAACTTAATAGTTAAGTTTTCTTAGTAATTAAGTTTACATAACAAAAGACAAATGTCTAATAACAATCTTAGATACACTAACAAGGATTATAAGGTGCCAATCGCATAATCTATAAATAACTCGTTTTTTACTTTGATtcagatctttttttttttttttgcaggtcATTTTCATTTGACAAATCTTTTACTGGAAACAATGAAAAGAACAGCAGATGAAAGTAATAAAGAAGGAAGGATTCTGAATGTCTCATCCCGCAGGCACCAGTTATCTTATAGCGAAGGAATTCGTTTCGACGAGATTAATAGTCAATCCGGGTAAATTATCAGTACTTTCTTTTGTTCCAAACACTGGATACTGTTCACAAAATTTATCTGTTTTGAGTAAAGGTTTACTAACACATATTTCATACGGTACATGATTTTGTAATCCATTTAAACTTGATTAACTCCAGGTACGACGCTTTATCTGCGTATGGTCAGTCAAAGTTGGCAAATGTTCTCCATACTAATGAGCTTGCAAGGCTCTTAAAGGTACATGAGAATTAGGTCTatttttaattgtaataataaatTGATTAAATTAATCTTCTTGATAAGAATGGTGTATTGATAATGGAAATGGTTACACAAATAGGAGGATGGAACAAAGATAACTGCAAATTCAGTTAATCCAGGGGCAATTCCCACCAATATCTTCCGCCATTATGCCTTGTTTAGCAGTACACATGATACTTCATCTATATGTTCCTTCATTGATAATTTGTGTTTTCATTCAATACAAACTGAATTGTTCTGCAATGTGAATGCAGGTCTGGTCAACATATTTGGTAAACTAGTGCTTAAAAATGTGCAGCAGGTGATCATTCATTATATTTTAAAGTACTTTGTTTTGATAGAAAAAAATTGGAATTAGTTAAGAGACAGTTTACTGTTATAAAATGGATCATAGAACTTATATATGCAGGGAGCAGCAACTACATGCTATGCAGCACTGCACCCACAAGTTGAAGGAATTAGTGGCAAGTATTTTACAAATTGCAATTTAGCTACCACAAGCTCGCAAGCTAACGACGCCCAACTTGGAAAGATATTGTGGGATTATACTGCAAATTTGATCAAAGAAAAATCTTCCGTTTCCTAGAACAATTTCTGAGACTCGGGGAGCTAGTTCTCTAGTGGTTTGCACCTTGCAAGTATACTGaacaatattatatattatattattatataaatacaaataaaataaaaataatgaaaggAAGCTAGTTTATATTGGTGTCTTCCTTTAAACAcagattattgtattattattaattaattaatattaaattaatttaaTGTTCAATTGAAAGAACCATACAGCATCATACAGATGTGAGGTTGATTCCCCAACTTTTTGTACAACAGTAAATCTACCTGCTCTATCTATCATTCTATGTGATGATGGTATTACATGTTAATAACAATTTGTGCCATCATTTTTCTATGTGACCAATCTGTTTACAGTCATATACTAGTTAATGCTCCTGTTTTTTTTGCTAATTCAGTTGAGTTCTTGTTGGATTAGCCGAGTATACAATCAACCGAACAAAACCAAGTTCCGGCATTTAATCAGCTCGATTATAAATTAAGGATTAGGATTAGAAGATGGTTTAGAAGTCGCTTTGTTTTGTAAAAGCAGGTGAGATACAGAGTCTGCCAATAGTGCATGTCGCCCATAACTTTCCTGAGTGGGCCCACTGAATTGTTTTATTTGGTTGCGAGCATGTGATTGTGGTTGCTTTGATCGAAAGATATCATGAACAGGAATGGTATAAGGGTTATGGTTAGCTTTTGAGGTCTCGTGCAAGTATACCGACTGGTTAATGTGATGAAATGGGATACAACCACCACCGCTAGTTAACGGGCTAGATGCACCTGAAGATATAGGTGATGGAGACATCCATCCATTATTAATGTGTTGATGTTGAGGTGACCTTGAATGTAAAAGAGGGCTTCCGATCGGGGAGACTGGACACGATATAATATTCCTCGGAATTTGAAGATCACTGTAAATAAAGTAAATGCACATAAACTATGTTAGGTTTATATATGCAGAGCTACCATTATACATTGAGGTAGGCAATATGGGCGGGGCAGGTAACCAGGGGCGGATCATAGAAGGGTCAACCGGGATCGGCCGCCCCTGACGATCCAAATTTTATCAGTGTGTTTATGTGTTAAAGTTCGGCGTTTAGTGTATTTATATGTTAAAAGTCGACATTTTGTCTTGTTTTCTTAGATTTTTTACATTTTGCCCCCGTTTTCTTGTCTTTTTTCAAACTTTTAACATTCTGCAAACGTCGAAACAAATTTCTGGATCCGACCCTGCAGGTAACAACTCAAAATGGGTTCGGGTTGAAAGAGTGATTTATTAAAAATGGCCAGGCCTAGTTAATGATTATCAATTTTCTCCATTTTAACAAAAAACTTTTATATAACCATGACTACAAAAAATTATATAACCATGAGTACAAAATTTTTTTGCAAAGTTACCAGTTTTTGATTTGGAAATAGTTTGTGTATTAAGTAAACATTTGGCAACTTTAGACCATTCAACCCCATTTGACTAATATTTTATGTTTCCTGTTTTGTGATAAAACCCATTCACAAGTAAATGGGCTGAAACAGCCACATTACTCAAGTGAGTTGCCTATATTTGTTTCATGTGTGTGTACGCAAGCGCACTCAGGACAGAGTAAGACCAAATAGTTCGAAGAGATAAACCTGGAACAATAAGCAGGTTTTGGTACTCTAAATGAATGGTTAGCGAGTCTATCGTGATCAAGTGCTCGTCTATTTCTTGGATGTCCAATTCCCTGCAAAAGTAAATGGGTCAAGATTGACACCTCGTGAAGAAAATAGCATTGATGTGGACATGACTGAAATGACAGGAAACAAAGTAAACAGATATACCTGAGATTTGACCCCATTTGTAACAACATGTGGTGGATGATCTGATGGGTCAGGGGACGGTATTGCCCTTTCCAAAGGTGCAGCATTTCTTACAAAAGGGTGATCTAAAAGCTGAGCAGCAGTGGGACGATGATGTGGATTTCGTTGCAAGCATTGCTTTACAAAATCTTTACCCTCATCTGACAGATGATCAGGAATAGCAGGTAGTTCTTTGCTGTTGCCAATCTTAAACAAAGCAGCCACCTTTTTATACATAATAACAAAATGAGATCTGAATTTTTGCCTCCAACAAACCATTCAAAACCGTTCAACAAAAGAAAGTAGCTTAAAACGAAATGGGTCAAATGGACGAGTAGTCACTTGTGTAATGTTATTGTAGAAACCCGCCTAAAGAATGTACTCATCAAATATGgttatgtcatatgaatatatcaaattttaaaaCAAAATGGGTGATAAACAATCCAGCCTGTTCAACATATACAAAAAATCACCGGTTGTAAATCGTTATCCAACCTGTCCGTTTGCTTACTTTAAAAAAATGTTGTCACAAACACACACAAATAGACAgaaaaagcaattttaattaatgaAATTAGAATAGAATACGTGCCCTTCATACTGGCTCCAAGGTGGTTTAGTTGTTGCCATTTCGAGAACCGTGCATCCGAGACTCCAAATGTCAACAGCAAGGTTTGAACCAgtggtattattatttataatctgTGTGGATGAAGCTGAGTGAGCATTGCACCATGGTTAAGAGTGAAATAAAATGTTTAAATAAAATTATACTAACCTCAGGTGCCATCCAGTAAGGACTTCCTTTGAAAGATAGCGGGCACGCCTGCCCGTTGATCTGCGATATTTTGTAGATATCATTTAATTATAAGTCCTCAAATTTTGAACTTTTAACGTTGTAGAAGAAAACTTACATGTTTTGCCATCCCAAAATCTGCCAGCTTGACTCGGCCATTTGGGTCAACAAGGATATTTGCTCCTTTGATATCCCTACGTACGCACAAAATTTTATGATTACCCAAAATAAAGCCCACTATTTTAGTTTATGTAGACAAGAATGATCTGAAAGAAAACAACTAAAAACTTAAAATGAGCCACCTGTGGATAGTATTCTTAGCATGTAAATATGCAAGCCCAGATAAGATTTGTTGAGTATAACTTCGGATTGCAAGTTCGCCTAATTGTCCATACTGTTGAAGAATCTTATAAATTGAACCGGCAGAGACATATTCCAAATATATATAAAGTTTGTCATCAACCTGTTAAATAACCACGAGTGTATAGCTcgtctttattatatatatatatatatatatatatatatatatatatatatatatatatagtggtaggatcaagagggaagtaaccattcggggggaagcggggggaagcaaaaactttttttttttttttcgttttttgaaaaaactttgttcacgaacattatagatgagatgaaaatatgaacatttagtagagacactttgtgataaatgtttttattttggcggaaaaacgctcgaagaagtaatatataacaattatcgtgtttttcgaacgtattttgaggttttagctattggggtttagatattagggtttatagggtttagatattagggtttagaaatttagggtttagggtttagatttagggtttagatttaggatttagattgagtttttaacacgaacggtttagagtttagggtttacggtttaacacgaacagttattaaaacagtgcatgtattctcagcccaaaaatgtaatgagtaaaagggagcaaatgaactcacatattgtattttgtagtaaaaatacatatgacgctactgaacaatgcagggttgacctcggattcacaaacctatatcaagtatatatattaacacatatacttataatcgaacaactaaattttaagttatattaattattaatttgaatatatttatgtttatatattatatactacaatgtattaatgttttcatacataattatattaatatcttataatatatatattcatagaaatgtttatttaaaaaaaataataataataaaaatgataatacttataatagtaaaaataatgatactactattaatgatactaaaaataataattttataataaaagtgctaattctaataaaaatgataatttttactaataTGATACCCTTAGTAAATATCATAATTTTAAATGTTAcctttaaaccctaaaccctaaactctaaatcgggctaaattttacttcacaaaacatgaagaaaaaaaacgttcacaaacaatattatcttgaatgttatttttgtcgatcgttttcccgcctaaataataacattcatcacaaagtgtctcttctaaatgttcatattttcgtgtgatcttgatgccgggaaaaaaaaaattcaaaaaaaaaaaaaaaaaaaaaaaaaatattttgcttccccccgcttctccccgattggttacttccccattgatcctgcccctatatatatatatatatatatatatatatatatatatatatatatatatatatatatatagattattattttaGACATTTGGGTGTAAAAAATGTGCTAATGAGTACAAAACTTACCATTTCAGACCCATAGTACTGAACAATATTTGGATGGCTTAACCGGCTCAATAAAGATACTTCCTGCAATGAGATAGATGGAAATTTCCATCCATTTATGACTGATTAAGAATGGGTTAACTTATCATATTTGACTAAAAACTAAAAAGAGAACATATCTAATGGCTCGAAAGTCGTCCAAAATGTATTCAAAACTATAAAACCTCCTTAATTGCTTTACTAATAGAAAGTGGAATgaagtatcattattactattatatagtTCCCAATCATTTTAACACGTTAATTATGTGTGGAGTATTAAGAACAATCAAGAATGTGTATGTGGACCGGCCCAGGCTGACTCAATTTGACTTGTATAAAAAGTTAAATGTTTCAACCCATTACTCAACCTGCCCGACCCGCCTATTTTGCCAACTATAGCAACCATGTGTACCAAACATTATCTGTAAATGGCTGATATACGTACTTGACCCAGCTGTTTTGCACTTTCATTTGACTTTGTATCATCAGCGAACAAAGTCACCTCCTTCATAGCACACATTTCGCCGGTTTCACTACACCCTCAATAAAACACCAAACACACAAATAAAATGATTTCAAAGTGCATAAGGTGATAGACGTGGGTGCAACTATAGACAAGGTTGAAAAAGATGCGAGACGGAGACGAGTCCGTCAGGACCTTAAAAGGTCGAGacagggtcgagacggacgttgaccaacgttgacttttaaataaaattatattaaatataaatatttcaaacatacgtattttaaaaataaatgattcACAAATAAGATGATGACGTGTTAGTTTAAATAATATATAAGTTTTTTAAAATGTTTTCTATTTCCTAGCTAATTTTTAAATGGGTTTGGGATTTTCGTTTACACTAGAACAAGGCCAGACAAGAAGTCAacttttgaccgactttgacttgACTTTAGTGTTGACCGACTAATTAGACGTTTTTGGGTGAAACGGCTGCAGTAACCATGATTATAGACCAACAAAAAATACAATTTATTTTCATACCTGTTGAAACCAATGTAAACATGCCCAAATGAGCCTCGACCCAGCAGCTTCCCCTTTTTCCATCTTGAGCCCGGGCTCTTTAGATACTCAGCCCGTCCTGGACTTCGCGGTAGAGAAGGAGAAGTTGCTGCTGAATTTGGTTGAGAAAAAGGCGAACAACTGGTAACTGAAATCGGGGGCAGCGGCAACCTGTGACTTTGTTGTTTTCCGTCATCAGGCCAACTACTCTGTGACTCAATGGCTGACCCACCGGCTCTTGGGTGCAGCGGTGTAACCGCACCACTATGGATCCTAGAGCTTGGGCCAGGACTAGTCATTCTGGGACTAGGAAGTGGAGAGTACTCCGGGCTACCCCTACCGGGCTGCCAAAATATACCCGCCATGTCACCACCCATTGAATTATGCCCAGAATTCTGACCTGATACAGGGCTAGAACACTGACCGGAATAGAAAGCAGTATTTATTATTTGCTCGGTTCCAAATGCACGTGGTTTTGGTACGTCCCTTGAATAAATTCTGGTGACATGTGATTGATCCCTGGCAATCATGCTTCACCAAACAACCAGAAGATCATCAAAAACGAAAGATAACAACATTATAATCCGAGAAATTATATTATAGTAATGTTGAAATTATAGTTTTTTGTAATCATATACTAAACAATTATAAAAGGCATCCATGTTCCGGACAAAAGGTGTTTCAGATCAACCCAACCGAACGTAATGCAATTCCTTTTGACCCTAATTCATTTTGCCAGCTCAAACTTTTATTTTACAACCTATACGCGCATCATATTGTAACTAACTGAACATGAGCTAATACCTGGTAGGGCTGCCAGCAGTTGTTCGACTTATGGTATCATAATCAGAAGCCAAGGGACTACGTTGGCTTGAATCACGTGGATCATCACTATCACTATAACATTCACTAAAAACTGACTCTGCTCCATCAAAATCAAAATGTGGAGTAAATAATGATACTTTGGATCCCTTTTCTAGTGTCGGTTTTCCCAAAACATCGATTCCAGATTCGTTACTAGTCACACGCAAAGGATGAATAGCCGGAAGCGGAAGTGGTTGACCCTGACTTCTTTCTTGAAAACTTTGGCATCTTGCTACATGTTTGGATTCTTTTAACGTCGATAACGACCCTTTTTCGGAAACAGCTGATCGGTTCCTCGATTTATTATCTGAAGGGATCCTAAATTTCTTCAACGTGTTAATAAGACTCTCTTTGTTTGTTTTTTTCTTCTTTGCTTCTTTTGAAGATGACTTACCCCACCATGAAGGCATATTTGCAGATAGTAGTATCAAGTTTCCAAAAACGATTTAAACTCTCAATCACTCCCCAAATTCGAACTTAAATATTCGTTATGTTTCATTTCTCTACAGATTATGGGATACTCCTAGTGAGTAAGTGCTGATGTGGCTTCCGACTGCTTGAAATACCGTTATTGACATATTAGAAAAAAAGGCATGCTTAATTACACCTTCAAATGTGGttttcaaaaaaaaagaaaaaaaatgcaaCTTGAATTTTGTTGTATAAGATACATATGGAGATGATTTTTCAATGCAATGAGGTGTGTGATTTCTGAAAACATGTAAGGCCTcgtttggctcacggaatccaatgggattccggcagaattggaattgaatttagacaagcttcgtgtctaaattcaattctaATTCCGTGAGCCAAACGGGCCTAAGTTTCCATCATTTCATGCAGCCTTTTAATCTATGATTACAGGACATTATAACAGTAACCAAGTCAATGCATGAAACTAAAATCAAACAATCTAAGtcaaatataatcatattaatcaatttaactactGTACTTAATTTCACCGACAATTtttaacacacacatacatatacaaatAAACATACATATGTAAAACTTGCTTAATTAGGAACTCTAATTACTAAATTAGGTCATTCAAAAACTTGATCTGCAACTGCAACTGCAACAATGAATTATTTCAACACAGATCTACACTGATATTAATCACTGTTAAAAGCTAATTAACATTGAAGAACTGATAGCTAACCTTGTATTAATGAAGGTTCGAATTAACCTACAAGTAATAGTtaacaacaaaaacaacagcaaCACGTTAATAAATTTGATTAATAGGATTGTGAAAGTGTGACTGTGAGGCTTGTAAATGATAGAGGAGAATCAAATGTCAAATGATTGAATGAAAAAAAAGAGAAAAGGAGATTTCATTTCATTTGTTTaaggttttattttattttatttatatttactccgtaatatttgatataagtataatatttacttttaatttactaatattaaattaaattaatttgtTGTACGAATGGAGTAAGTTAATTACTTACGTAATTACTTTTAAGCTCACAACAATCACGAGAGCAAGACCAATCTAAGAGAAAAGCAATCCAACAAACGCACAAATAGATGTATAAAAATCTAATCGATGACAACAGGAGCTCATCAACCTTCGAAAGAAACTAAAGCCAAACGGAGAATGATTAAAAAAACCTTGGTCGAGAGATCAAACATCTTTGATAAAAACGCCAAAGGCCTTCATTTTCGCTCCCTGAACcaactttttcttttccttctttaaATTCATCGAATCTTTAGGTGGAACCTTCGAATTGACAACATCACCTTGTTGAACACCTTCCATATTGTTCATGATGAAACGACTCTCAAACCGAATTAACAATTAACTTGTGAAAACatgtcacctttttttttttttgaagacaaTGATATCACAACCACAATTTGATTACATCACTTGTTCAAATGTTACCACAAGTTTCAAAATACATCAAGTTAAGAGTTACAATATTGGGTACACAAGACCCATAAATTTAATCAAAACGACTCATTAGTGAGCATGACCGTCGGGACCATTACCACAAGTGCCTTCCAAAATCCGCCACAAGCAAGCCAGACCAAACTCTTACCCTTGTCCTTCGAAGTACCACAATCTAGAAAAAGTAAACAACGAAAGGAGTAAGCTACAATGTTTAGTAAGTGAAATACTattatgcatacatacataaatccCTTACTTGTACCGCTTACACAAAtatccgcatacaagctagcatcacAAGCAATATAAATCCAAAACAACGCATTATGCTACAACatgtcaatatggttaaccatgcaAAATAGTGCTAGTTGATCAATCCTATATCAagttattacttaattaaggattgagtgcaataataagatggaggatgagatgtttgatgattattttgggccccgatgatcatctttcactttatcaatcaagtgatcaaccaacccgacccggtcttgattatcaattagcatgattcaccttagcgcaatgtagaaattccttgggcaagatcacaagtgaaaatcacaaaggctaGAGCAAATAGCAGAAAATCAACAACTTATAAATGAGAGGtcatgctctctatttatagtattcgaaatatccgcggtctgcggattGCTTAACTATTCGCGGAAACTTAGCGAAAtgacccgcagtcttttattaacgcGGAAACTGACCCGCTATCCTTATTTTAAGCGAATATTCCAAACCTTTTGGCTATAGTTCTCGTAGCTTCTGCTTCTAGCCCTTAGCtagtaaaatatacatatacaatgctatgtatatgatcaagtccccccagtttattatgatacatttcgcgaagcagatgcatcatgataaactctaaaaaataaatCGTGTTACATTAAAATATATTTGCAGCATGTTGCAACAATTTTTTACCATCTAATTATTGCCGTTGGTTTTATTAATCTCAACGCAAAACAACAACGATAACTTCGCAAACTATCAAATCAGAAACGCTGTAACGGCTAGAAAATTGCCGTTTACACGTTGCGTTAATTTTAGCCGTTTAAGAGTAATCATTACCCTTTCGACTTCCTCGCCCGAATTTCAATTATAAATAGCTGTTAAACTCGCATAAAAAACTTTACGCTTTCTTCTTCAATTGCTTACTCAATCGAACTCTCCTATTCATACGCGTTTATTGCAATTAATCTATTCATCCCTTATAATTTTTCAATTCAACAGCCGATTTAATTATATTATTGCAAATGACATCCTCATCTACTACTAACACTCCCGGCACCTTCGTGTCATATATGACGGAGGCAAAAATCCAAACCCTACAACAGTATTATCCACTGCTTGCACAATTTTCACCCACCGCCCCATCAGCGGAGGATAGGGCGAATGCTCCGCCCAAGGGAATGATTACGATTTACGAGGCTGCCATTTCACATGGCAACCTACGCCTTCCTCTTACTCCCTTTTTTCGCAGCGTATGCGAATACTACAAGGTTGCAGTTGCACAACTGCAACCGAACGCGATTAATAAAATTGTGTTATTCGAGATGTATTGCAAAGCAGTGAATGAGCAGCCACTACTTAACACCTTTCGCTCTTTTAATAGCCTTACACCTTACGATAAGGGGTGGTATTCCTTCCGCGGTCCTCATGGCGTGATGACCTCCCCCAAGGATTCTATTGGATACTGGCGCAGTTCCTTCTTTTTTATTAATAACACTGCCCACATTGATAGCAACATACCCAAAGCATGGTGCACCGAAATGGACGCAACGATAAATGACAAGGTCACCCCGGATGACCTTGAACAAGATTTACTGAAAACAATCAAAAACGCGGGCCTGGTTATGCGAGCCTACTCCAACGTTCCGCTTTATATTGGTGGAGTATCCGTGTACTGGCTATGGGGTGATTGCGACGCGCTTTTAGTCGACGCCGCCAACAACGGTATATTGCTTATacttttatacaaatacacattacATATTACCCTTATAATTGCGTAATGTTTTGCGGTACTATGTTGCAGAGATTGACCTTGAGCTGGTAATGAGGTCAGCGGACATCACTGGGATTAAACCAGCACGCCGCTTAAAAGTCGGAGATGGCGAGATTATTCCCGTTGATGAGCCTATTATCAATACACTTACCATTCCCGGTGAAGACCGCGGAAAGCGAAAAGCGACAGAGGGAGCTACGACTCCTCGCAAAAGACGCAGTCGTTCTTTTGCTGAACAAGAAACGAGTAAGCAAATTTCAAAACCACGTGATTATTTATAGTGCATTTTTATCTTAACCGCACTAATTTATTATATTCGCTTATCTCTTTTTAGTTGTGCTTTCAGACTCCCCAGGTGAGCCCAGACCGCTATACAACATCACCGGGAATATCCCCGAGGACATTCTGGAAGAGCCCGGTAATGAAGACTTAAGCCTTCCTTCTGATGCTGAAACATCCAATCAAGAAGAAGAAGATGCGGATGAAGCCGCAGAAGCAGAACAAGCCAACCGGTTATACCGCAAACTCTGCAACTTCATCCCCAAAAACACTCAAGATGAATACCGCAAACTGACTTTTCCTCAAGCCGAAAGACAGCGACCCCACAATTGCTATAACGCGATTTGCCTAGCCATCGACAACGTTGAGCGCTTCAACAAAATATCCGATGAATATGAGAAGCAGGTTAAAATTGCCAATGCTCAACAAAGAAAAGCGCAGAAACTTGAGGCTCAACTTAAAAAAGATGCGGAGGAAAACGCAAAGCTAAAAAAGAGAGCGGAAAATGCTGAGGAACAATTCGCTCAACTCATCAAATACCTTCCCGAACACGGCAACAAAATCATGGATTCAAAACCTGTAACTGAGAAGTTTCGAGCATACGCCCAGGCATCCAAACTCGTTACTCGTTGCGAGTGGTATGACCTGCTTTGCAAACTTGGCGATCTTTCCCAACCACTTCCCTCAGACATggcaaatgagatatgtgcaaccgATGATGCCCGCGAAGCACTAACTGTAGCGAAGAAGAAGGTTCAGAAAGTCACCATACCAGCTTTAGTAGAGCTTAGCCGACGCATGGGCGTTACGTTTGAAGATATTAAAGCACTCGAGCTTTAAAACATCTTAAGTAGGTTGTAAATTGTAATCCCGCAATTTATAGATTGCGTTTTTTT from Rutidosis leptorrhynchoides isolate AG116_Rl617_1_P2 chromosome 9, CSIRO_AGI_Rlap_v1, whole genome shotgun sequence harbors:
- the LOC139866015 gene encoding short-chain dehydrogenase TIC 32, chloroplastic-like — translated: MFGLKGPSGFSTAEEVTDGIDGSGLTAIVTGATSGIGTETARVLALRGVHVVMAIRNMSAGKDVKEAILKQNPSAKIDAMELDVSSIASVNNFASDYKSSGLPLNILINNAGILATPFLLSKDNIELQFATNHVGHFHLTNLLLETMKRTADESNKEGRILNVSSRRHQLSYSEGIRFDEINSQSGYDALSAYGQSKLANVLHTNELARLLKEDGTKITANSVNPGAIPTNIFRHYALFSSLVNIFGKLVLKNVQQGAATTCYAALHPQVEGISGKYFTNCNLATTSSQANDAQLGKILWDYTANLIKEKSSVS
- the LOC139866016 gene encoding mitogen-activated protein kinase kinase kinase YODA-like isoform X1, coding for MPSWWGKSSSKEAKKKKTNKESLINTLKKFRIPSDNKSRNRSAVSEKGSLSTLKESKHVARCQSFQERSQGQPLPLPAIHPLRVTSNESGIDVLGKPTLEKGSKVSLFTPHFDFDGAESVFSECYSDSDDPRDSSQRSPLASDYDTISRTTAGSPTSMIARDQSHVTRIYSRDVPKPRAFGTEQIINTAFYSGQCSSPVSGQNSGHNSMGGDMAGIFWQPGRGSPEYSPLPSPRMTSPGPSSRIHSGAVTPLHPRAGGSAIESQSSWPDDGKQQSHRLPLPPISVTSCSPFSQPNSAATSPSLPRSPGRAEYLKSPGSRWKKGKLLGRGSFGHVYIGFNSETGEMCAMKEVTLFADDTKSNESAKQLGQEVSLLSRLSHPNIVQYYGSEMVDDKLYIYLEYVSAGSIYKILQQYGQLGELAIRSYTQQILSGLAYLHAKNTIHRDIKGANILVDPNGRVKLADFGMAKHINGQACPLSFKGSPYWMAPEIINNNTTGSNLAVDIWSLGCTVLEMATTKPPWSQYEGVAALFKIGNSKELPAIPDHLSDEGKDFVKQCLQRNPHHRPTAAQLLDHPFVRNAAPLERAIPSPDPSDHPPHVVTNGVKSQGIGHPRNRRALDHDRLANHSFRVPKPAYCSSDLQIPRNIISCPVSPIGSPLLHSRSPQHQHINNGWMSPSPISSGASSPLTSGGGCIPFHHINQSVYLHETSKANHNPYTIPVHDIFRSKQPQSHARNQIKQFSGPTQESYGRHALLADSVSHLLLQNKATSKPSSNPNP
- the LOC139866016 gene encoding mitogen-activated protein kinase kinase kinase YODA-like isoform X2 yields the protein MPSWWGKSSSKEAKKKKTNKESLINTLKKFRIPSDNKSRNRSAVSEKGSLSTLKESKHVARCQSFQERSQGQPLPLPAIHPLRVTSNESGIDVLGKPTLEKGSKVSLFTPHFDFDGAESVFSECYSDSDDPRDSSQRSPLASDYDTISRTTAGSPTSMIARDQSHVTRIYSRDVPKPRAFGTEQIINTAFYSGQCSSPVSGQNSGHNSMGGDMAGIFWQPGRGSPEYSPLPSPRMTSPGPSSRIHSGAVTPLHPRAGGSAIESQSSWPDDGKQQSHRLPLPPISVTSCSPFSQPNSAATSPSLPRSPGRAEYLKSPGSRWKKGKLLGRGSFGHVYIGFNSETGEMCAMKEVTLFADDTKSNESAKQLGQEVSLLSRLSHPNIVQYYGSEMYGQLGELAIRSYTQQILSGLAYLHAKNTIHRDIKGANILVDPNGRVKLADFGMAKHINGQACPLSFKGSPYWMAPEIINNNTTGSNLAVDIWSLGCTVLEMATTKPPWSQYEGVAALFKIGNSKELPAIPDHLSDEGKDFVKQCLQRNPHHRPTAAQLLDHPFVRNAAPLERAIPSPDPSDHPPHVVTNGVKSQGIGHPRNRRALDHDRLANHSFRVPKPAYCSSDLQIPRNIISCPVSPIGSPLLHSRSPQHQHINNGWMSPSPISSGASSPLTSGGGCIPFHHINQSVYLHETSKANHNPYTIPVHDIFRSKQPQSHARNQIKQFSGPTQESYGRHALLADSVSHLLLQNKATSKPSSNPNP